A genomic stretch from Mastacembelus armatus chromosome 7, fMasArm1.2, whole genome shotgun sequence includes:
- the gabrd gene encoding gamma-aminobutyric acid receptor subunit delta: protein MAIEVASIDHISEANMEYTMTVFLRQSWHDDRLSYNHTNKTLGLDSRFVDKLWLPDTFIVNAKSAWFHDVTVENKLIRLQPNGVILYSSRITSTVACDMDLTKYPMDEQECMLDLESYGYSSEDIVYHWSESQKHIHGLDKLELSQFTITDYRFVTEMMNFKSAGRFPRLSLRFQLRRNRGVYIIQSYMPSILLVAMSWVSFWISQSAVPARVSLGITTVLTMTTLMVSARSSLPRASAIKALDVYFWICYVFVFAALIEYAFAHYNADYRLKEKAKVKANKLTSESIVKNGKQAMVLFSLSVTGMNQGVVISSRPGRTQPPSSEIPGEGGTEEPEPKRRRSKQAEESKEEKKCCSKCVCKPIDADTIDIYARAVFPFTFAVVNVIYWVAYTM, encoded by the exons ATGGCTATTGAAGTGGCCAGCATTGACCACATCTCTGAAGCCAACATG GAATACACCATGACTGTGTTCCTGCGGCAGAGCTGGCACGATGACCGCTTGTCCTACAATCACACCAACAAGACGCTAGGGTTGGACAGTCGCTTCGTGGACAAGCTGTGGCTTCCCGACACCTTCATTGTCAATGCCAAATCTGCTTGGTTCCATGATGTGACTGTGGAGAACAAGCTGATCCGCCTGCAGCCCAATGGAGTCATTCTATACAGCAGCCG AATCACTTCGACAGTGGCATGTGACATGGACCTCACCAAGTATCCCATGGATGAACAGGAGTGCATGCTGGACCTCGAAAGTT ACGGTTACTCCTCAGAGGATATTGTGTATCACTGGTCGGAGAGTCAGAAACACATCCATGGTCTGGACAAACTGGAGCTCTCTCAGTTCACCATCACAGACTATCGGTTTGTCACTGAGATGATGAACTTCAAATCTG CGGGAAGATTTCCAAGGCTCAGCCTTCGCTTCCAGCTGAGACGCAATCGAGGCGTCTACATTATCCAGTCATACATGCCTTCGATATTACTGGTTGCCATGTCCTGGGTGTCCTTTTGgatcagccaatcagcagtTCCTGCTCGTGTATCACTAG GGATAACAACTGTTCTCACCATGACCACACTGATGGTGAGTGCCCGCTCCTCCCTGCCACGAGCATCAGCCATTAAGGCGTTAGATGTCTACTTCTGGATCTGTTACGTGTTCGTCTTCGCCGCACTCATCGAGTACGCCTTTGCCCACTACAATGCTGACTACCGACTCAAAGAGAAGGCCAAGGTGAAGGCCAACAAGCTCACCTCTGAG TCCATTGTAAAAAACGGAAAACAGGCTATGGTTCTGTTTTCCCTGTCGGTTACTGGCATGAACCAGGGCGTGGTGATTTCCAGCCGTCCCGGCCGGACTCAGCCCCCAAGCAGCGAAATCCCTGGGGAAGGGGGCACAGAGGAGCCCGAACCAAAGAGAAGAAGGTCCAAGCAGGCAGAGGAGAGCAAGGAGGAGAAGAAGTGCTGTTCCAAGTGTGTCTGCAAGCCCATCGATGCAGACACCATCGATATCTATGCCAGGGCTGTGTTCCCTTTCACTTTTGCTGTGGTGAACGTGATCTACTGGGTGGCATACACCATGTGA
- the LOC113145990 gene encoding LOW QUALITY PROTEIN: transmembrane protein 26 (The sequence of the model RefSeq protein was modified relative to this genomic sequence to represent the inferred CDS: deleted 1 base in 1 codon): MMCRLLNVLLALLSRFLFAVHGVVTVWRVVAVKGEPLYWLLLAGVALLGVEMAVTLKCTRNAEWKWFSPMVFLYLSTVIPSIWFLELSLLQSKLPINNSSGPELHLLAHIPITAGIVELEPENWVVGLEQTMLIVLVVGRWLMPKGDMSRDQLSQLLMVNVGLGADILDIFDTFKEPEVKTNRVVVIIGLALFSWALMQFPLVLTQTRLSKSEPSEGTTDGLFCCLGAPPSCCSSEVWSLLLTVGLQDGPFLLYRLYLMVQEQVLNQLMIFFTCKNILIVLLELYRIYVVQCEQQVGDLGLGRCAALVLHCQNQRGGEVNEEMKRGRKECCEEQSCHTNTERETEKEEDQRCVQV; this comes from the exons ATGATGTGTCGTCTCCTGAACGTCCTGTTGGCTTTGCTGAGTCGCTTCCTGTTTGCGGTCCACGGGGTGGTGACAGTGTGGCGAGTGGTGGCCGTTAAAGGGGAGCCACTCTATTGGCTGCTGCTGGCAGGCGTGGCTCTGCTGGGCGTGGAAATGGCTGTCACCCTGAAATGCACCCGTAACGCAGAGTGGAAATG GTTCTCCCCCATGGTTTTCCTGTACCTCAGTACTGTCATCCCATCCATTTGGTTTCTGGAGTTGAGCCTGCTGCAGTCCAAGCTGCCCATCAACAATTCCTCAGGCCCTGAGCTTCATTTGCTGGCTCACATCCCGATCACAGCG GGCATCGTGGAGCTAGAACCAGAGAACTGGGTAGTTGGTCTGGAACAGACTATGCTCATAGTGTTGGTTGTGGGTCGTTGGCTGATGCCTAAAGGGGACATGTCCCGTGATCAGCTCTCCCAACTCCTTATGGTCAATGTGGGACTTGGTGCCGACATCCTGGACATTTTTGACACCTTCAAGGAACCTGAAGTGAAAACCAACAGGGTGGTGGTCATCATCGGTCTGGCCCTCTTTTCTTGGGCTCTCATGCAGTTTCCGCTGGTTCTCACTCAGACACGGCTCTCAAAGAGTGAGCCTTCTGAAGGAACCACAGATGGTCTCTTCTGCTGCCTTGGAGCTCCaccctcctgctgctccagtGAAGTATGGAGCTTGCTGCTCACAGTGGGACTCCAAGATGGTCCATTCCTGCTTTACCGGTTGTACCTCATGGTTCAAGAGCAGGTACTCAATCAGCTCATGATCTTCTTCACCTGCAAGAACATCCTCATTGTCCTGTTGGAGCTTTATCGGATTTATGTGGTTCAGTGCGAGCAGCAAGTAGGGGATTTGGGGTTAGGGAGGTGTGCTGCCCTGGTACTTCACTGCCAAAACCAGAGGGGGGGAGAGGTGAACgaggaaatgaaaagagggagaaaggagTGTTGCGAGGAGCAGAGCTGtcatacaaacacagagagggagactgAGAAGGAGGAA GATCAGAGATGTGTGCAGGTATAG